In Streptomyces sclerotialus, one genomic interval encodes:
- a CDS encoding chitinase, which yields MTAASAAQAAPADRDAQVTQGSSARAVPAHAVTGYWQNFDNGATVQKLGDVSDAYDIIAVAFADATGTPGEVGFTLDPALGYASVDDFKADIKAKQAAGKSVIISVGGEKGAVSVADDTSAKNFADSVGKLMAEYGFDGVDIDLENGLDSTYMTKALKSLHAAHDGLVLTMAPQTIDMQSPQNEYFKTALAVRDFLTVVNMQYYNSGSMNGCDGKVYAQGTVDFLTSLACIQLENGLDPSQVGIGVPASSRAAGSGYVAPSVVNDALDCLTKGTGCGSFRPPKAYPGLRGAMTWSTNWDAANGDAFANEVGGHVHGLP from the coding sequence CGACCGGGACGCGCAGGTCACACAGGGCAGTTCGGCCCGTGCCGTCCCCGCGCACGCGGTCACCGGCTACTGGCAGAACTTCGACAACGGCGCCACCGTCCAGAAGCTCGGGGACGTCTCCGACGCGTACGACATCATCGCGGTCGCCTTCGCCGACGCCACCGGCACTCCGGGCGAGGTCGGCTTCACCCTCGACCCGGCGCTCGGGTACGCCTCGGTGGACGACTTCAAGGCGGACATCAAGGCCAAGCAGGCGGCCGGCAAGTCCGTGATCATTTCGGTCGGCGGCGAGAAGGGAGCGGTCTCGGTCGCCGACGACACGTCTGCGAAGAACTTCGCGGATTCGGTCGGGAAGCTGATGGCGGAATACGGCTTCGACGGCGTCGACATCGACCTGGAGAACGGCCTTGATTCCACCTATATGACCAAGGCACTGAAGTCGCTGCACGCCGCGCACGACGGTCTCGTGCTCACCATGGCGCCGCAGACGATCGACATGCAGTCGCCGCAGAACGAGTACTTCAAGACCGCGCTGGCCGTGCGGGACTTCCTCACGGTGGTCAACATGCAGTACTACAACAGCGGTTCCATGAACGGCTGCGACGGCAAGGTCTACGCCCAGGGCACGGTGGACTTCCTCACCTCGCTGGCCTGTATCCAACTGGAGAACGGCCTGGATCCGTCGCAGGTGGGCATCGGAGTACCGGCGTCCTCCCGGGCGGCCGGCAGCGGCTACGTCGCGCCCTCCGTGGTCAACGACGCGCTGGACTGCCTCACCAAGGGCACCGGCTGCGGATCGTTCAGACCTCCGAAGGCCTATCCCGGCCTGCGTGGCGCGATGACCTGGTCGACCAACTGGGACGCGGCGAACGGCGACGCCTTCGCGAACGAGGTCGGCGGCCACGTGCACGGCCTTCCCTAG